The genomic segment AGAAAGATAGACAGGAGAATCCCGATGAACCGGATCCACCGCAAATAGGTGCCCACCACCGGCGTCTGCCGGTACTCCTCGGCGTGTTGCACATGGTGGAAAAAGGTCGTCGGCGCGATGATCACGCTGGGCGACGTGTCCACCAGGACGAGGACGTGTCCCTCGAGCAAATGGCTGGCGGCGACGTCGGGCCGCTCGGTGTAGCGCACCAAGGGGAACGGGTGCCAGTTGCGGCCCACCAGAAACTCCTCGAGGGCTTTTTCGGCCATCGGCAGCCCGTCGACGGTGATGCGGGACAGTTTGTCGCGAATGAGGCGGACCAGTTCCGGGTCGGCGACGTCCTTCAGGTACGCGAGGCAGACATCGGTTTTCGAGCGTTCCCCGACCTGGACCAGCTCCATGCGCAAGCGCTCGTCCCGGACGCGGCGGCGGATCAACGCGGTATTGAACACCAGCGTTTCGGTGAAGCCGTCGCGCGACCCGCGAACCACCCGCTCGGTGTCGGGCTCCTCCGGCTGGCGGGCCGGATAATGGCGCGCGTCAACCGCAAGAGCCGTCTGCTCGCCGTCGATGAGCACCACCAGGTGGCCGGCCAGCAGCTTGTCCACCACCTCGTCCATGCGGCGCAGTTCCTCAACCTGCGGGTGGGTGAGGTACTTGCGGAACATGCGCGTCAGGACCTGGGGAACCAGCTCTTCCCGCTTCACCCGCGACAGCTCGCGCAGCATCTCCACGACCACCATGTTGTCGGGGAAGCCGTTGATAAAGTAGAAGGCCAGCTTCTTCTCCCCGACGGACAGCTCCCGAACGCCGATGTCAAAGCTGACGCCGATGTCGAGGCGTTTTTTCAGGTATTCCTGATTGACCGCCAATTTCCGATGAATGGGGGCGTCTTCCCGTTCGTTTTTGGCGGCTTTTGCCGTTTCATGATCCGCCATGGTGACCCCTCCGCGTCAAGATCAGCTCGACCGCTTTGCGCGTGACCGGCGCGCCGCGCCGCACGTCGTCGTGCCCGTTCATCTTGCCGATGTCGCCGATGCCGACAACAAGCGGCACATCCAGCTGGCCGAGAATGCCCACGGTGTCGCCGAACACGCGCGCATCCCCGTCTTCATGGGGCACGCCGTCCTTGTCCACGCCACACGGAACGACGCGCCCCGCATAATCCACCGAGCAGTCCACATACACGCTCGCCGTACGGCACGTGTTGGACGCGACGGCCAGCGCGCCGAGCACGTCGATCGCGGAATGGTTGGCCACTAGGGCCAGGGCCTGTTCCCCTCGCCCGGCTTGCGCGTCCCCGCAGTCATCAAACAGGACAAGGACCGGATCCACCGGGGTTTGGAGAATGGCGTCGACCAGCTGCCATCCGGTCAGCGGCGTCGGGTTGCCCGCCGAGCGGGCGAGGAAGCGCGCCCCCAAACAAGCGGCGACGAAGGCCACGGTGCGCCGCGCCACCTCGTCGCCGTCGGTGATCAGCACCACGCGCCGACGCACCGCGCCTTACCCCTTCGGCCGGAACAGCAGGGCGCTGAGAAAGCCGAAGATGATGGCGGCGGAAATCCCGGCGCTGGTCACTTCAAAAATCCCGGTGATGATCCCGATGATCCCATGCCGTTCGGCCTCCGCCAGCGCCCCGTGAACGAGGGCATTGCCAAAGCTGGTGATCGGCACCGTCGCGCCGGCCCCGGCAAAATCGATCAGCGGTTCGTACAGCCCGAAGCCGTCGAGCACGGCTCCGGCCACCACCAAGATGCTCATCACGTGGGCCGGGGTGAGCGTGGTCAGGTCCATGAGCAGCTGGCCGATGACGCAGATCAGCCCGCCCACGACAAAGGCCGTCACGTACTCCATTCTTCACGCGCTCCCTTCCTTGGCCGTTGCCGTCGATTCAAGGGCCACGGCATGGGCGATACAGGGAATCGATTCGCCCTGCTGGTAGGTGAGGGGACTCAGCAGCGCTCCGGTCGCCACGATGAGCACGCGGCGGTACGTGCCGTTGTTCAGCCCGTTGACGATGTGGCTGTAGGTGACCACGGCGCTCGAGGCGCATCCGCTGCCGCCGGCAAACACGCCCTGATCCGGCCTGTAGATCATCAGCCCGCAGTCGCGGTGAACCGATCCAATGTCGTACCCCATTTCGGCCAGCAGCTCCCGCACGAGGGGCGTGCCCACGCTGGCCAGATCACCCGTGGCAATAAGATCGTAGTCCTGCGGCGTGCGCGCCGTGTCGCGAAAATGGGTGGCGATGGTGTCGGCAGCGGCGGGCGCCATGGCCGAACCCATGTCGAAGGGATCCTTTTGCTGCCAGTCGATCACTTTGCCAATGGTGGCGTGGGTGATGCGCGGCCCTCGTGCCCCTTTGCCCACGACGGCCGCCCCGGCTCCGGTAACCGTCCACTGGGCGTACGGCGGCTTTTGGCCGCCATACTCGGTCGGGTACCGGTACTGCTTTTCCGCCGTACAGTTGTGGCTGGAACAGGCGGCCACGGCATAGGACGCATACCCCGCATTGACGAGCGCCGCGGCGAGGGCCAGCGCCTCCATCGACGTCGAGCACGCCCCGTACACGCCCAAATAGGGAAACTGCAGGCTCCGCGTGGCAAAGGTTGCCGAGATGATCTGGTTTAAGAGATCACCGGCAACGATGACATCGATCTCCTCATTGGCCAGGGCTCCCTTGTCAATGGCTTTCTGCACGGCCAACTCCAAGAGCTTCCGCTCCGCCTTTTCCCACGTTTTCTCCCCGAGGTACAGGTCGTCAAACACGAGATCAAATTCTTTGGCCAGGGGACCCTGGGCTTCCTTCGGCCCGACCGCCACCGCGCTGGAGACGATCCGCACGTCGCCCGTAAACTGCCACGTCTGGCGGCCCAGCCGCACCCGCTCGTCGCGCACGGTTACCCCTCCAGTCCTAACAACGTGCGAACCAAACCGACCACAAACGCCGCCACCACGCCGAACACAATCACCGACCCGGCAAGCTTAAACATGTTGCCGCCGACGCCCAGCACATACCCTTCCGCGCGGTGCTCAATGGCCGCCGAGGCAATGGAGTTGGCGAACCCCGTCACCGGCACGGCCGAACCCGCCCCGGCAAACTGCCCGATCTTGTCGTAGATCCCGAGACCCGTGAGCAGGGCCGAGAGAAAGATGAGCGTGGCCACCGTCGGGTTTCCCGCCGTCTTCTCGTTAAAATCAAAGAAGTACATGTAGAAGTTTTGGATCCCTTGCCCGATGGCGCAGATCAGCCCTCCGACGAGAAACGCCTTGACGGCATTGCGCACGACGGGCGGCTTGGGTTTCACTTCCTTCACCCGTTTTTTGTACTGTTCAATGCGCATTTGCTGCTCGCGCAGGGCATCGGACGTCTGCGGAACTTTCATCGGCCCACTCCCTCCTGCGGTCCATCGTCTACCCCTTAGCCTGCAACGGTCTGCGAGCGGCTATGACCGGCGGTGTGTTCAAGTTTATTTCTCAAACACCAACCATTGGAACAGAGAGCCGAACACTTTTCCCAACACCATGGCCATGAGCAGCACGACAATGCGTTCCACCATCAACACGCGCTTGGCCAGAATGGGCAACACGTTGAGCACCTCCGTCAGTGCGGCGGCCAGAAGCCCAACAAAACAGCCGGCAAAAAAGCCGTGCACCCCGACTGCCCACTCTGGAAGGCGTAGCACAACACCGGCAAAGTCCGCCCACGTCCAGAACAGGGCCCCGGCAACGATGGCGCCCTCAAACCAAGGGACATAGTTCTGGGTGCGGCTGAGTTGCGCCAGGCGCGGAATGATGTCCAGCACCGTAAAAAGAGCGGCCATGCCGCTCCCCACGGCGATGCCCCCACCCAGCCCGATCACGATCAGGAACAGGTCGGCGATCATGGGCCATCCTTCTCCCGTTTGGCCCGTTCGTTGGCAATCACGTACTGGTCCAGGTTTTGCTGATACAAGAACATTTCCACCTCGAGCGGGCTGGGTTCTTCGTTCAGCTTCTTGCGGAACAGGTGATTGAAAAACAGCACCATGCCCACGCCAATGCCCAGGGAATAGGGAATCTGCAGAACGAGCGGCTCCGCATTGAACTCCCCGGTGATCAGGAAGTACAGCCGCCGATGGACTTCCTCCATGCTCACGTCGCCGTGAAAGTTCATCAGCGCCAGTCCCGACCCCACAAACAGCAGGATCCACGTGAGGGCCACAAACAAGAGATGCGGCCTGCGCCGGTCGTACAAGACCTCGATGATCGTCTCCGTCGGCCCCACGGGCACGACGTCGACGTGCGGCAGGCGGCGGTGGATCGCGTCGATCACGTGCATGACGTCGATGACCACCAATTGGCCATCCGACATCTGGATCGGGTAGAGCGGCAGCGGGCGGAGCATCTGGATGACCGCGGGATCGCCCACAAAGGTGGCCACATCGCCCACTTTCACCACCGTTTGCGGGCGCACGTAGATGCGCTCTTTCATGGACATGTACAGCGTGGTGTTTGCGGATGCCATGGTCATCCCTCCCCGCTTTGGGCCTTAGTATGCCCGTCCCAAACCCGCCGCGATGGCGCATCTCCGGTGACGTATGTGGCAAACGAGGCAAAACATGAACGCGATCATGAAGACCAAAAAAAAAGACGGGAGCGCGTCCTCCCGCTGGCTACGGCGTCATCTCGTCGCGAATTTTTTGCAAGATGCGCTTCTCCAGCCGTGACACCTGCACCTGGGAAATGCCGAGGCGCTCGGCCACCTCGGACTGCGTGTAATCCTTGTAGTAGCGTAGGTAGACGATGAGCCGTTCCCGGT from the Calditerricola satsumensis genome contains:
- a CDS encoding stage V sporulation protein AB, yielding MIADLFLIVIGLGGGIAVGSGMAALFTVLDIIPRLAQLSRTQNYVPWFEGAIVAGALFWTWADFAGVVLRLPEWAVGVHGFFAGCFVGLLAAALTEVLNVLPILAKRVLMVERIVVLLMAMVLGKVFGSLFQWLVFEK
- the spoVAD gene encoding stage V sporulation protein AD — encoded protein: MRDERVRLGRQTWQFTGDVRIVSSAVAVGPKEAQGPLAKEFDLVFDDLYLGEKTWEKAERKLLELAVQKAIDKGALANEEIDVIVAGDLLNQIISATFATRSLQFPYLGVYGACSTSMEALALAAALVNAGYASYAVAACSSHNCTAEKQYRYPTEYGGQKPPYAQWTVTGAGAAVVGKGARGPRITHATIGKVIDWQQKDPFDMGSAMAPAAADTIATHFRDTARTPQDYDLIATGDLASVGTPLVRELLAEMGYDIGSVHRDCGLMIYRPDQGVFAGGSGCASSAVVTYSHIVNGLNNGTYRRVLIVATGALLSPLTYQQGESIPCIAHAVALESTATAKEGSA
- a CDS encoding stage V sporulation protein AE, which produces MRRRVVLITDGDEVARRTVAFVAACLGARFLARSAGNPTPLTGWQLVDAILQTPVDPVLVLFDDCGDAQAGRGEQALALVANHSAIDVLGALAVASNTCRTASVYVDCSVDYAGRVVPCGVDKDGVPHEDGDARVFGDTVGILGQLDVPLVVGIGDIGKMNGHDDVRRGAPVTRKAVELILTRRGHHGGS
- a CDS encoding spore germination protein — translated: MADHETAKAAKNEREDAPIHRKLAVNQEYLKKRLDIGVSFDIGVRELSVGEKKLAFYFINGFPDNMVVVEMLRELSRVKREELVPQVLTRMFRKYLTHPQVEELRRMDEVVDKLLAGHLVVLIDGEQTALAVDARHYPARQPEEPDTERVVRGSRDGFTETLVFNTALIRRRVRDERLRMELVQVGERSKTDVCLAYLKDVADPELVRLIRDKLSRITVDGLPMAEKALEEFLVGRNWHPFPLVRYTERPDVAASHLLEGHVLVLVDTSPSVIIAPTTFFHHVQHAEEYRQTPVVGTYLRWIRFIGILLSIFLLPLWLLFVFNPELLPKELAFIGPKKSGEIPIFFQFILAEIGIDLMRMAAVHTPTPLATAMGLIAAVLIGEVAIKVGLFAPETILYTAVAAIGMFATPSYELSLAVKLVRLFLLLMVFLFKVPGFVLGVTVIVFVLAMTRSLNTPYLWPLIPFNWPALRTILFRTSVPSMKMRPSIVRPQDASRQSS
- the spoVAE gene encoding stage V sporulation protein AE: MEYVTAFVVGGLICVIGQLLMDLTTLTPAHVMSILVVAGAVLDGFGLYEPLIDFAGAGATVPITSFGNALVHGALAEAERHGIIGIITGIFEVTSAGISAAIIFGFLSALLFRPKG
- a CDS encoding stage V sporulation protein AA, yielding MASANTTLYMSMKERIYVRPQTVVKVGDVATFVGDPAVIQMLRPLPLYPIQMSDGQLVVIDVMHVIDAIHRRLPHVDVVPVGPTETIIEVLYDRRRPHLLFVALTWILLFVGSGLALMNFHGDVSMEEVHRRLYFLITGEFNAEPLVLQIPYSLGIGVGMVLFFNHLFRKKLNEEPSPLEVEMFLYQQNLDQYVIANERAKREKDGP
- the spoVAC gene encoding stage V sporulation protein AC; protein product: MRIEQYKKRVKEVKPKPPVVRNAVKAFLVGGLICAIGQGIQNFYMYFFDFNEKTAGNPTVATLIFLSALLTGLGIYDKIGQFAGAGSAVPVTGFANSIASAAIEHRAEGYVLGVGGNMFKLAGSVIVFGVVAAFVVGLVRTLLGLEG